A window from Pseudomonadota bacterium encodes these proteins:
- a CDS encoding biotin carboxylase N-terminal domain-containing protein — protein MIRRLLIANRGEIACRIIRTCRRLGIETVAVYSEADAGALHTKSADQAVLLGPAAAAESYLNIPKLLAAVASTGADAVHPGYGFLSENADFVAALERADCTFVGPDARTIALMGSKADAKATMEKAGVPVVPGYHGEEQSTETLREEAERVGYPLMLKAAAGGGGKGMRIVRSGGELPQALDSARREALGAFGDDRMILERYLETPRHLEVQIFGDGRGNVVHLFERDCSAQRRYQKVLEESPAPGLSDEQRLALCSAGVEAARAVDYRGAGTVEFIADSQGEFFFMEMNTRLQVEHPVTEAVTGIDLVEWQLRVAAGETLPLPQDQIRCQGHALEARIYAEDPDAGFLPASGTLSWLHFPSGARADAGFQEGDEVTVHYDPMLAKMITHGSSRREALTQMEQALTETRLAGPRTNLAFLARLIRLPAFVEGAMHTALLDSELPAGAPAEVLTQHLIAAAVTLDLDRWSGSAERNGTADCFSPWSALSGWRVGQAAWREYHLGDRDARHVVRLRGTPAAGYDARLDDEPEQQLSAVQRDANLLSWQTDGRRQRLVAEASGAQVHVAGSGFIHLFEHVEHQAGGELDTAADSRVLAPMPGKVVTIRVNEGDLVEPGQELMVMEAMKMELSLKAPAGGSVSAINCSTGSFVEADTLLLELELAEAEDETD, from the coding sequence ATGATTCGGCGCCTGCTGATCGCCAATCGCGGCGAGATTGCCTGCCGCATCATCCGCACCTGTCGACGCCTCGGCATCGAGACGGTTGCGGTGTATTCCGAGGCAGACGCCGGCGCACTGCACACGAAGAGCGCCGACCAGGCGGTGCTGCTGGGGCCGGCCGCCGCCGCTGAATCCTATCTCAACATTCCCAAGCTGCTGGCTGCGGTGGCATCCACCGGTGCGGACGCTGTCCACCCCGGCTACGGATTTTTGAGCGAGAACGCAGACTTTGTCGCGGCTCTGGAGCGCGCGGACTGCACCTTTGTCGGACCCGACGCGCGAACGATTGCCCTCATGGGGTCAAAGGCAGACGCCAAGGCCACCATGGAAAAAGCCGGCGTGCCGGTGGTTCCCGGCTACCACGGCGAAGAGCAGTCTACCGAGACCCTGCGGGAAGAGGCTGAGCGGGTGGGTTATCCGCTGATGCTGAAAGCCGCCGCCGGCGGCGGCGGCAAGGGCATGCGAATTGTCAGGAGCGGTGGCGAACTGCCACAGGCGCTCGACTCGGCACGTCGCGAGGCGCTGGGAGCCTTTGGCGACGATCGGATGATCCTGGAACGCTATCTCGAAACCCCACGCCATCTGGAGGTGCAGATCTTTGGTGACGGCCGGGGTAACGTGGTGCATCTGTTTGAACGCGACTGTTCAGCCCAGCGCCGCTACCAGAAAGTGCTGGAGGAATCCCCTGCCCCCGGTCTGAGCGACGAGCAGCGGCTTGCCCTTTGCAGCGCGGGCGTCGAGGCAGCTCGCGCAGTCGACTATCGCGGCGCCGGCACCGTGGAGTTTATTGCCGACTCGCAGGGCGAGTTCTTTTTCATGGAGATGAATACCCGACTGCAGGTTGAGCACCCGGTCACCGAAGCGGTTACCGGCATCGATCTGGTGGAGTGGCAGCTTCGGGTGGCTGCCGGCGAAACCCTGCCCCTGCCGCAAGACCAGATCCGCTGCCAGGGCCACGCGCTCGAAGCCCGGATCTACGCCGAAGACCCCGACGCCGGCTTTCTCCCCGCCAGCGGCACGCTAAGCTGGCTCCACTTTCCTAGCGGCGCGCGGGCCGACGCCGGCTTTCAGGAGGGTGACGAGGTGACGGTCCACTACGACCCCATGCTCGCCAAGATGATTACTCACGGGTCTTCCCGGCGAGAGGCGCTGACCCAGATGGAGCAGGCTCTCACTGAAACACGTCTCGCCGGTCCGCGGACCAATCTGGCGTTTCTTGCCCGGCTGATCCGGCTGCCCGCTTTTGTCGAAGGCGCTATGCATACCGCGCTTCTCGACAGCGAACTGCCGGCCGGGGCACCAGCTGAGGTGTTGACCCAGCACCTCATCGCTGCAGCCGTGACGCTGGACCTGGATCGATGGAGCGGCAGTGCCGAGCGAAACGGCACGGCGGATTGCTTCAGCCCATGGTCCGCTCTTAGCGGCTGGCGCGTGGGACAGGCCGCGTGGCGGGAATACCACCTCGGCGATCGCGACGCGCGGCACGTGGTTCGACTTCGGGGTACCCCAGCCGCGGGTTACGACGCCAGGCTGGACGACGAGCCCGAGCAGCAGCTCAGCGCAGTCCAACGAGATGCCAACCTCTTGTCCTGGCAAACAGATGGGCGACGCCAACGCCTCGTTGCCGAGGCTTCGGGCGCGCAGGTTCATGTGGCCGGCAGCGGTTTCATTCATCTGTTTGAACACGTTGAGCACCAGGCCGGCGGCGAGCTCGACACCGCTGCTGACAGCCGTGTGCTGGCGCCGATGCCCGGCAAGGTGGTGACCATCCGGGTGAACGAGGGTGACCTTGTCGAGCCCGGTCAGGAGCTGATGGTGATGGAAGCCATGAAGATGGAGCTGAGCCTGAAGGCGCCGGCGGGCGGCAGCGTAAGCGCCATCAACTGCTCGACGGGAAGCTTCGTCGAAGCCGATACCCTGCTCCTAGAGCTGGAACTGGCCGAAGCTGAGGACGAAACCGACTGA
- a CDS encoding enoyl-CoA hydratase-related protein: MTDTPPLTQLSQDDRGVATITLNRPQVHNAFNAALITQLHQDIVRLDEDASVRVLVLTGEGRSFSAGADLNGMKEIAQVDEQSNMADALALADMLRRLAYTKTPTVARVNGAAYGGGVGLIACCDVAIGSDDARFGLTETRLGLVPAVISPYVINALGARQANRLFLTARIFSAHDAERLGLLHRSVPAAELDAAVNEEIDLLMKAGPQALFAAKSLVGAVSGRTEDSQKALDQATAKLIASLRVSPEGREGITAFLEKRAASWVPPKS; encoded by the coding sequence ATGACCGATACCCCACCACTCACCCAGCTTTCTCAGGACGATCGTGGCGTTGCAACCATCACTCTGAATCGCCCTCAAGTACACAACGCGTTCAACGCCGCGCTGATCACCCAGCTGCATCAGGACATCGTCCGGCTCGACGAAGACGCATCGGTTCGCGTGCTGGTCCTGACCGGCGAGGGCCGTTCGTTCTCCGCGGGCGCGGATCTGAACGGCATGAAAGAGATTGCTCAGGTCGACGAGCAGTCGAACATGGCTGACGCACTCGCGCTGGCCGACATGCTCCGGCGGCTGGCCTACACCAAGACCCCCACCGTGGCGCGGGTGAACGGGGCCGCCTACGGTGGCGGCGTGGGACTCATCGCCTGCTGCGACGTGGCCATCGGATCGGACGACGCGCGGTTTGGCCTGACCGAAACCCGTCTGGGGCTGGTTCCTGCGGTCATCTCGCCGTACGTCATCAACGCCCTTGGCGCACGCCAGGCTAACCGGCTGTTCCTGACCGCCAGAATCTTTTCGGCCCACGACGCTGAGCGGCTCGGCCTGCTGCACCGCAGCGTTCCGGCGGCGGAGCTGGACGCGGCCGTCAACGAAGAAATCGACCTGCTCATGAAAGCGGGCCCCCAGGCACTCTTCGCCGCAAAGTCGCTGGTCGGCGCCGTCTCGGGACGCACCGAAGATTCCCAGAAGGCGCTGGATCAGGCGACCGCAAAGCTGATTGCAAGCCTGCGGGTATCCCCCGAAGGCCGAGAAGGCATCACGGCGTTTCTGGAGAAGCGGGCCGCCAGCTGGGTGCCGCCCAAGTCATGA
- a CDS encoding carboxyl transferase domain-containing protein, with protein sequence MSRIENTIDPASEGFQANAAHLEGLVADLRAELAKAQEGGGEKSRQRHLDRGKLLPRERINRLLDHGSPFLEISPLAAHGLYNGAAPCAGVIAGIGRVQGMEVMVVANDATVKGGTYYPLTVKKHLRAQEIALENELPCFYLVDSGGAYLPLQDEVFPDRDHFGRIFYNQARLSARNIPQIAVVMGSCTAGGAYVPAMCDESVIVADQGTIFLGGPPLVKAATGEEVDAESLGGALVHCSQSGVTDHFARDDSHALELARQIAGTLNRRKAMPLAVRAPVEPAYPAEEIYGVVPRDTRYPYDVRQLIARLVDGSEFQEFKAMYGKTLVCGFAHLMGYPVGIVANNGILFSESALKGAHFVQLCNQRNIPLIFLQNITGFMVGKKYENAGIAKDGAKMVTAVACSHVPKFTVVIGGSFGAGNYAMCGRAYQPRMLFMWPNARISVMGGEQAGAVLATVKRDGLALRGEDWPEDDEAAFRQTIEDQYETQGHPYYASARLWDDGVIDPADTRQVLGLALSAATNAPIEPDRFGVFRM encoded by the coding sequence TTGAGCCGCATCGAAAACACGATCGACCCGGCCAGCGAAGGTTTTCAAGCCAACGCCGCCCACCTCGAGGGTCTGGTGGCGGATCTAAGAGCCGAGCTGGCCAAGGCCCAGGAGGGTGGCGGGGAAAAGTCGCGGCAGAGACATCTGGACCGCGGCAAGCTGCTGCCTCGCGAACGCATCAACCGGCTCCTGGATCACGGTAGCCCATTCCTGGAAATCTCGCCGCTGGCAGCACACGGACTCTACAACGGCGCCGCGCCCTGCGCGGGCGTCATCGCCGGCATCGGCCGCGTCCAGGGTATGGAAGTGATGGTGGTTGCCAATGACGCCACCGTCAAAGGCGGCACCTACTACCCGCTCACGGTCAAAAAGCATCTCCGGGCGCAGGAAATTGCCCTGGAAAACGAACTGCCCTGCTTCTACCTCGTCGACTCAGGCGGAGCTTATCTGCCGCTCCAGGATGAGGTATTTCCCGACCGGGATCACTTTGGCCGGATCTTCTACAACCAGGCCCGCCTGTCGGCGCGAAATATTCCGCAGATTGCTGTGGTAATGGGCTCCTGCACCGCCGGTGGCGCATACGTGCCGGCGATGTGCGATGAGTCGGTGATCGTGGCGGACCAGGGGACCATCTTTCTCGGCGGCCCTCCGCTGGTGAAAGCCGCCACCGGCGAGGAGGTCGACGCGGAAAGCCTCGGCGGCGCGCTCGTCCACTGCAGTCAGTCTGGCGTGACCGACCACTTCGCTCGGGACGACAGCCACGCGCTGGAACTGGCCCGGCAAATCGCCGGCACCCTGAACCGGCGCAAGGCCATGCCGCTTGCGGTGCGGGCGCCGGTCGAACCCGCCTACCCCGCGGAAGAGATTTATGGCGTGGTACCGAGGGACACCCGCTACCCGTACGACGTGCGACAGCTGATCGCCAGGTTGGTCGACGGCTCAGAGTTTCAGGAATTTAAGGCGATGTATGGGAAGACCCTGGTGTGCGGCTTTGCGCACCTGATGGGCTACCCGGTGGGCATTGTGGCCAACAACGGCATTCTGTTTTCAGAGTCCGCGCTCAAAGGCGCGCACTTTGTCCAGCTCTGCAACCAGCGCAACATTCCGCTCATCTTTCTGCAGAACATCACCGGCTTTATGGTCGGCAAAAAATATGAAAACGCCGGTATCGCCAAAGATGGGGCAAAGATGGTGACCGCCGTTGCCTGCAGCCACGTGCCCAAATTTACCGTGGTGATCGGCGGCAGCTTCGGCGCCGGCAATTACGCCATGTGCGGCCGAGCTTACCAGCCGCGGATGTTGTTCATGTGGCCAAACGCCCGGATCTCGGTGATGGGCGGCGAGCAGGCCGGGGCCGTGCTGGCGACCGTCAAGCGGGACGGCCTGGCGCTGCGCGGCGAAGACTGGCCGGAGGATGATGAGGCGGCTTTCCGTCAGACCATCGAGGACCAGTACGAGACCCAGGGCCATCCCTACTACGCCAGCGCAAGGCTCTGGGACGATGGCGTTATCGACCCCGCAGACACCCGCCAGGTGCTCGGTCTGGCGCTCTCGGCCGCCACCAACGCGCCGATTGAGCCCGACCGCTTCGGCGTTTTCCGGATGTAA
- a CDS encoding thiolase family protein, producing the protein MTEIVIVSGKRTPIGSFQGQFANVSAAQLASAAIRAVLEQTALPPADVSEVIMGNVLPAGLGQAPARQAALDAGLPTSVGCLSVNKVCGSAMKTLMLGHDMLRAGSASVILAGGMESMTNAPYVLPKARKGLRMGHGEVIDHMFFDGLQSPFDGKMMGAFGEATAARYEFSREDQDAFAVASIERALSAADAGYFDAEIAPVTVKTRAGEQVILLDEEPPGCRIDKIPGLRPAFAKDGTVTAATSSKISDGAAAVLMMTDAEAEKRGLAPLAAVVGHATYAHEPEWFTTAPPKACERLLDQLGWQVSDVDLWEINEAFAAVTMAAMKDLGLDHAKVNVNGGACALGHPIGATGSRIVVTLMHALRQRGLKRGVAALCLGGGEATAVALEVR; encoded by the coding sequence GTGACTGAAATTGTTATTGTTTCTGGCAAGAGAACCCCCATTGGTTCGTTTCAGGGACAGTTTGCGAACGTGTCCGCAGCCCAGCTAGCCAGCGCCGCCATTCGCGCCGTGCTGGAACAAACCGCCCTGCCCCCGGCAGACGTCAGCGAAGTGATCATGGGCAACGTCCTGCCGGCCGGCCTCGGCCAGGCTCCGGCTCGCCAGGCGGCGCTGGACGCCGGCCTGCCGACTTCGGTGGGCTGCCTGAGCGTCAACAAGGTCTGCGGCTCAGCCATGAAAACGCTGATGCTCGGCCACGACATGCTGCGCGCGGGATCTGCCTCGGTCATTCTCGCCGGCGGCATGGAGTCGATGACCAACGCACCCTACGTGCTGCCCAAAGCGCGAAAAGGCCTGAGGATGGGTCACGGCGAGGTGATCGACCACATGTTCTTTGACGGCTTGCAGAGCCCCTTTGACGGCAAAATGATGGGTGCCTTTGGAGAGGCGACCGCAGCCCGCTATGAGTTCAGCCGCGAAGATCAGGACGCTTTTGCCGTCGCCTCGATCGAGCGGGCGCTCAGCGCCGCTGACGCCGGCTACTTCGACGCTGAGATCGCGCCGGTCACGGTCAAAACTCGGGCCGGTGAGCAGGTGATCCTGCTGGACGAGGAGCCCCCGGGCTGCCGCATCGACAAAATCCCCGGCCTTCGTCCCGCCTTCGCCAAAGACGGCACGGTCACCGCCGCAACGTCCTCGAAGATCTCAGACGGCGCGGCGGCGGTCCTGATGATGACCGACGCGGAAGCCGAAAAACGCGGGCTAGCGCCGCTGGCTGCAGTTGTCGGGCACGCAACCTACGCCCACGAGCCGGAGTGGTTCACCACCGCGCCGCCCAAAGCCTGCGAGCGGCTGCTCGATCAGCTTGGCTGGCAGGTCAGCGATGTCGACCTTTGGGAAATCAACGAGGCTTTTGCCGCAGTCACGATGGCCGCAATGAAAGATCTCGGTCTGGATCACGCCAAGGTGAACGTCAACGGCGGCGCCTGCGCGCTTGGCCACCCGATCGGGGCCACCGGGAGCCGCATTGTCGTGACCCTGATGCACGCGCTGCGTCAGCGCGGGCTGAAGCGCGGTGTCGCCGCGCTGTGTCTGGGTGGCGGCGAAGCGACGGCGGTTGCGCTGGAGGTCCGCTGA
- a CDS encoding acyl-CoA dehydrogenase family protein: MLELNQELELLRETVQRFAAEVIAPRAAEIDVTNDFPRDLWPQLGELGLLAPTIDEAYGGSGLGFLAHLIAMEEISRASASVGLSYGAHSNLCVMNLYRHASEEQRARYLPRLASGEHVGALAMSEPGAGSDVVGSMRCRAVRQGDHWVANGSKMWITNGPDADVLLVYMRTADQPDAGSRCMTAFIVEKGMPGFSTAQKLDKLGMRGSNTCELVFEDCEIPDSQRLGEVNQGVKILMSGLDTERLVLSGGPIGIMQAALDASVPYVNEREQFGRPIGTFGVMQAKIADMYTALQSSRAFSYRVAEDYDRGVSSRIDPAACLLLASENSVQVCLQAIQALGGNGYINEYPVGRLLRDAKLYDIGAGTNEIRRMLIGRELLGAG; encoded by the coding sequence ATGCTTGAACTCAACCAGGAACTTGAGCTGCTCCGCGAGACGGTGCAGCGCTTCGCCGCGGAAGTGATTGCGCCGCGGGCTGCGGAAATCGATGTAACCAACGATTTTCCCCGCGACCTTTGGCCCCAGCTCGGCGAGCTGGGCCTGCTGGCGCCGACTATCGACGAAGCCTACGGCGGCAGCGGGCTGGGTTTTTTGGCCCACCTGATCGCGATGGAGGAGATTTCCCGGGCCTCCGCATCGGTTGGCCTGTCGTACGGCGCCCATTCGAACCTGTGCGTGATGAACCTCTACCGGCACGCCAGCGAGGAGCAGCGGGCCCGTTACCTGCCTCGCCTGGCCAGCGGAGAACATGTCGGCGCGCTGGCGATGAGCGAACCTGGGGCCGGTTCCGACGTGGTTGGCTCGATGCGGTGCCGCGCGGTTCGGCAGGGGGACCACTGGGTCGCCAACGGCTCGAAAATGTGGATCACCAATGGCCCCGATGCTGACGTCCTGCTGGTTTACATGCGGACGGCCGATCAGCCCGACGCGGGCTCCCGCTGCATGACCGCGTTTATCGTCGAAAAGGGCATGCCAGGTTTCTCCACGGCTCAGAAGCTGGACAAGCTGGGGATGCGAGGCTCCAACACCTGCGAGCTGGTGTTTGAGGACTGCGAGATCCCCGACAGCCAGCGGCTAGGCGAGGTCAACCAGGGCGTCAAGATCCTGATGAGCGGGCTGGACACGGAGCGGCTGGTGCTGTCCGGTGGACCGATCGGCATCATGCAGGCGGCCCTGGATGCGTCGGTGCCTTACGTGAATGAACGAGAGCAGTTTGGCCGACCCATCGGCACGTTTGGCGTAATGCAGGCCAAGATTGCTGATATGTACACCGCGCTGCAGTCGTCGCGGGCCTTCAGCTACCGGGTGGCTGAGGACTATGATCGCGGCGTCAGCTCGCGGATCGACCCCGCTGCCTGCCTGCTGCTGGCATCAGAAAATTCGGTTCAGGTGTGCCTGCAGGCGATTCAAGCCCTGGGCGGCAATGGTTATATCAACGAATACCCGGTAGGCAGGCTGCTGCGTGATGCAAAGCTGTACGATATTGGTGCCGGCACCAATGAGATTCGACGAATGCTGATCGGTCGCGAGCTGCTGGGCGCAGGCTGA
- a CDS encoding Glu/Leu/Phe/Val dehydrogenase dimerization domain-containing protein encodes MLFETLAHSGHEEVVYCHNPDAGLRAIIAIHNTTLGPALGGLRMWPYPTEQEALDDVLRLSRTMTFKAAVAGLNLGGGKCVILGDPASDKSEALFRSLGRFIESLNGRYITAEDVGIDVSDMEYVFQETDNVVGVHQVHGGSGDPSPFTAYGTIQGIRASLQHQFGNENLADYSFAVQGAGHVGFELVRQLRAQEAKVFVTDIQASSVARCVEELGAEAVALDDIYDVDADVFCPSALGGVVNAETIPRFRFKIICGSANNQLADDESGNELNRRGILFAPDYAVNAGGLMNVSIEFEGYNRERAKRMMRTIYDNVGTIFEIARRDGIPTWLAANRLAEQRIDAIGKIKLPYLGHHPHRFPGRKRAN; translated from the coding sequence ATGCTGTTTGAAACGCTTGCCCACTCAGGCCACGAAGAGGTGGTCTACTGCCACAACCCCGACGCGGGGCTACGGGCCATCATCGCCATTCACAACACCACCCTGGGTCCGGCCCTCGGCGGCCTGCGTATGTGGCCCTACCCCACTGAGCAGGAGGCCCTGGACGACGTGCTGCGGCTGTCGCGCACCATGACCTTCAAAGCCGCCGTCGCCGGGCTGAACCTTGGGGGCGGCAAGTGTGTCATCCTCGGCGACCCGGCCAGCGACAAGTCCGAGGCCCTGTTTCGCAGCCTCGGGCGATTTATCGAATCGCTGAACGGTCGGTACATCACCGCTGAAGATGTCGGCATCGACGTCAGCGACATGGAGTACGTCTTTCAGGAGACCGACAACGTCGTTGGCGTCCATCAGGTCCACGGCGGGTCGGGTGACCCGTCACCGTTCACCGCTTACGGCACCATCCAAGGTATTCGAGCGAGCCTGCAGCATCAATTCGGCAATGAAAACCTCGCTGACTACAGTTTCGCCGTGCAGGGGGCCGGTCACGTGGGATTTGAGCTGGTCCGTCAGCTGAGGGCTCAGGAGGCCAAGGTGTTTGTTACCGATATCCAGGCGTCGTCGGTCGCCCGCTGCGTTGAGGAGCTGGGTGCTGAGGCCGTAGCGCTGGACGACATCTACGACGTGGACGCGGACGTGTTCTGTCCATCAGCACTCGGTGGCGTGGTGAACGCGGAGACGATCCCCCGGTTCCGCTTCAAAATTATCTGCGGCAGCGCCAACAATCAGCTGGCGGACGATGAGTCCGGTAACGAATTGAATCGTCGAGGAATTCTTTTTGCACCGGACTACGCGGTAAACGCCGGTGGGTTAATGAACGTGTCGATCGAATTTGAAGGCTATAACCGCGAGCGCGCCAAGCGTATGATGCGCACGATTTATGACAACGTCGGGACCATCTTCGAGATCGCCCGGCGCGACGGCATCCCCACCTGGCTGGCGGCCAACCGGCTGGCCGAACAACGGATTGACGCCATTGGTAAAATCAAATTGCCCTACCTGGGCCATCACCCCCATCGGTTTCCCGGAAGGAAGCGCGCCAACTGA
- a CDS encoding flavin reductase family protein: MDDPTPGSDKSADNTAATSARTDVDPGRDLSEAADGDRTFDQKTFRQAVGQFATGVTVVTTLFEGSPKGLTVNSFTSVSLAPPLVLWNLGEGSDSHRAFMDSDAFALHILHAGQEALAKRFATRGADKFGETPWRSGPAGLPLLDDCLISLECQVEHRYPGGDHAIIVGRVGAIHHGETGSPLIFHGGSFLTP; this comes from the coding sequence ATGGACGACCCAACGCCGGGCTCCGATAAATCCGCTGACAACACCGCTGCGACTTCCGCTCGAACCGACGTCGATCCAGGCCGCGACCTAAGCGAGGCTGCGGACGGTGATCGCACCTTCGATCAGAAGACCTTTCGCCAGGCCGTCGGTCAATTCGCTACTGGCGTCACCGTTGTCACCACACTGTTTGAGGGCTCACCCAAGGGCCTGACGGTGAACAGCTTCACGAGCGTTTCGCTGGCCCCGCCCCTCGTGCTATGGAACCTGGGCGAAGGCTCCGATTCGCACCGTGCATTTATGGATAGCGATGCGTTTGCGCTGCATATCCTGCACGCGGGCCAGGAGGCCCTGGCCAAGCGCTTTGCGACCCGCGGTGCCGACAAGTTTGGTGAAACGCCCTGGCGAAGCGGCCCCGCCGGCCTGCCGCTGCTCGACGACTGCCTGATCAGCCTCGAATGCCAGGTTGAGCACCGTTATCCGGGCGGCGACCACGCAATTATTGTCGGCCGTGTCGGCGCCATTCACCACGGCGAAACCGGCTCACCGCTGATTTTTCACGGCGGCAGCTTCCTGACGCCCTGA
- a CDS encoding OmpA family protein, translating to MNIKTGIYTLALWALLAGSSLAQETDYEVMELDADNASEQDIIDALTPPPPLVTRSLDGEAPEMKLRAIPLRIRFELDSYELTESAQQTLNRLGSALTSDSLSEFRFRVEGHTDALGDEDYNLDLSRRRADGVRNYLINLFEMEANRLETVARGESSLLNPDNPNGPENRVVLIVNLGPQN from the coding sequence ATGAACATCAAAACTGGGATTTATACGCTGGCGCTGTGGGCGCTGCTCGCGGGCAGCAGCCTGGCTCAGGAGACCGACTATGAGGTGATGGAGCTCGACGCCGACAACGCCAGCGAGCAGGACATCATCGACGCGCTGACGCCGCCACCCCCACTGGTGACCCGAAGCCTCGACGGCGAGGCGCCGGAAATGAAGCTGCGGGCGATCCCGCTGCGAATCCGGTTCGAGCTCGACTCCTACGAGCTGACAGAATCTGCGCAGCAGACGCTTAATCGCCTAGGTTCTGCCCTCACCTCCGACTCACTGTCCGAATTTCGTTTTCGGGTGGAAGGCCATACGGATGCGCTGGGAGACGAGGACTACAACCTCGACCTGTCGCGGCGGCGAGCGGACGGTGTACGAAACTACCTGATCAACCTATTCGAGATGGAGGCGAACCGGCTGGAGACGGTGGCGCGCGGCGAGAGCTCGCTGCTCAACCCGGACAATCCCAACGGCCCCGAAAACCGGGTTGTGCTGATCGTCAATCTCGGCCCACAGAACTAA